Below is a window of bacterium DNA.
TGTAGCAATTGAGCTGATTATTAAACAGCTCATGGTAACCATAGGAACAAAACTTTCAATCATCATTTTTAATCTCCTAAACCACGAATTTGATTTACCACAGAATTCGTCGCATCCGCAGAACATAGATAAAATCAGCGTTTTCGGTGAACTCTGCGGTTACATTTTTTCTATATATGATAGTATATCATGGAACCGCGTTACTACCGCATCGGGAATAATCCTGCTTCTCTTACTATTATAATTTTCTTTCGGTTCAATAAGTTTAACCAGAATCGTTTTCAAACCGAGCTGTTGCGCACCAACGATATCTATCTCAAGTAAATCACCGACCATAACGGTTTCCTCTGGTTTCGCTTGAAGTTCGGTTAACGCAACTTGAAATATTTTCGGATGCGGTTTCCGATACCCGATTTCCGCAGAAATGATTATTGCATTAAAATATTTAACCAAATCTCTATTCGCAGCAGCTTTTCGAATCAGCCGACCGGAAGTAGCATTTGAAACGAGCGCCATACTATATCCACGGGATTTAAGTTCAGCTAAAACTTCCGGAACTCCAGGAAATACCGGATACAAATTTTCTTCCGGTGCAAAAAACGCATCAACCGCTTGTTCTAACATATTCGGTGTAATATTTGTTATTCCAAGCCGAGATAACAGGTGAGCAAGCGATTCTTCTGCCGGATACTCTCGCAATTCCGCTTCCGCTTTCGCGAAATTCTCTTTTCGAATCTGTAAAAACGCTTGACCAAATGTTTCTCTATCAACCTTGATGTTTACAGAATCCAAATACGCTAGTAGACTAGCGATATTCTGGTCAAGAACTACTTCCCAATCGAGTTCTGTAGAAACGAGCGTATTTCCGAAATCGAACAAAATCGATGTAATCATATACATTCTCCGCAGAGTAGCAGAAGAAACAGTTATTTTGAACCACTATTATACTATAAACTATAAATAAAAATGGCAAAAGGTCGAGCATCCTTTTGCCTAGTTATATCTTAACCTCTTATTTCTAACTTCTGGCGCTAGGGTATTTTAATCGCTTTTCACTTGTATATCATCGAAATAAAGCGCTTGATACGGTCTGCCTGTCGGATTAACTCCTACTACCTGCACCGCATTATATCGAGTTAATGGAACCAATCCAAACTGTAGCTGATACCATACGCTCGGTATCCATTTGCCTGGCTGGGAAATCGCATTTCCGCTTTCCATAATTTTATTATATCCACTATCGTGACTATATATATAGAGATAGATTTTTTGCGTATTGCCAGCGGTAGTCGCGCCACTTAACACTTTTACCGATGCGGTCATATTCCGTCCTGCACTGGTTATACTAAACATCTGAGTTAGTTTGCCCTTTTCGCCGCCGGATTGGATTCCGAGTAATAAATTACTCCAGCCAGTCCAACTCCCTGCAGATACCGCATCGCCGTAAGGTTCGATTAACCAGCCAATGGTTCCAGAATCGAAACTCGAATTAGATAATGGAACCGTTCCTGTCGGCAGGTCTGCTCCAGCATATACCCAAATATCGTCTATATAGAGACTGCTGGTAACACCGCTATTCGCTGGATTGATACTTACCAATTGTATACCCAGAAATGTTGTCGATGCATAAAATGATATTTTCAGGTTCCGCCAAGTGCTTGATGGACTTAACGCGCCTGCTCCCGACGCGACTACCAGATTGCCGGTAGCGGTAACGGTCGTGTTGATATCGAGTTGTTGTAGGTATAAATATACTTTCTGCTGTTTCGATAGGGTAGCGACATCGGTTGCAACCTTAGCGATTGCGGTGAACCAACCGGTGTTGTTTACATTCACCACTTGTGTTATTTTCCCTTTTTGACCAGGGGTCTGGGTTAGTTTTAATACTCCAGTTTGTCCGGAGAAACTACCTACCCACGTTAGGATACCTGCCGCACTACCATCTCCATATCTTTCGAAAAACCAATGGGTGGTATCACTTGCGGAACTGAACGCACCGAAACTATTTAGATAAGTCGGTATGCCAAATTTCCAATTATGATACGCTGCATCGATAAAATTCGATGGACTGGTAGCGAAAATAATCGTTGTCGTTTGATTTGCTACGGTGTTTGGATGTGAATCTTCGGTTCGATACGCTGGTTTCGTCATGTTTCGCACCGGATAGACGCCGGTTGTATCTCCGTTCGCTGGCGTATATAGTTCCGTTCCGGTATAGTTATTCGGATAGGTTAAGATATCAAACCAATCAAATACTGCAACGTTTTTTAATGTCGGATGTGCTGCGTTGTAGCTTGATAGCCAGTCATTTTTCAGCCAGTTGTTGAACACCCGGGCGCGGTCAGCCCAGTCGGTGCAAGTTTCGTTCGGGATATTCGACGGTGCGGTTACCGGAATAAATAGGATGTCCGGATTTTCTGCAAAAATCTGTTCAAGCGGTTTATAGGTTCGAGCATTATAGGTATAGGTACTATGGGCGCCGAAGGGATGCCGATATACCGCTTGATAATTCAACAACTCCTGGTCTTCAGAAAACGGGTTACCTGGTTCGGTTCCATCAGCATAAATACAGCTGATCGGATAACAGCTTTTAAACATAATAATTTTATTAGAACCGTTCGCACAACCATACGATTTAATCCGCTGGAGATAATCATTGAACCAGAGTATCCAGTGATTCATGTTCGTATTATCGCCTGGAACTGAACCTAATGAAGCTGGTCTGCCAGTATCAGGAAGGAAGGTTGTTCCGTAGGTGATTTCATTCACTTCATCAATATAACTTTTCATTTCTAACGCGGTACGCAATCCATCGTTCAGCCAATTTTCGCCGCAGGAATGATGGATAAACATCAGGTCGTCAGTTCCCGCGATAACGTTACCACAAACGACGATACCGAATAAAAAAATAATGGGTACAACATCCGCAATTCGTTTCATCTTTCTCTATCCTCCTTATTAACGGTTTGATTTTGATGTAGTGAGATAACTGTAGCGCAACTCTGATTTCTTGTCAACTCAATTGATACGATTTTTGAGGTTAGGTGGGTATAGTGCGGTTTGCTTCGCAAAAAAGAACGAGTTATTAAACAGATCCTTCCTCAAGGGTATCCATACAAAACGCAAACTT
It encodes the following:
- a CDS encoding HAD family hydrolase; protein product: MITSILFDFGNTLVSTELDWEVVLDQNIASLLAYLDSVNIKVDRETFGQAFLQIRKENFAKAEAELREYPAEESLAHLLSRLGITNITPNMLEQAVDAFFAPEENLYPVFPGVPEVLAELKSRGYSMALVSNATSGRLIRKAAANRDLVKYFNAIIISAEIGYRKPHPKIFQVALTELQAKPEETVMVGDLLEIDIVGAQQLGLKTILVKLIEPKENYNSKRSRIIPDAVVTRFHDILSYIEKM